In Gimesia sp., the following are encoded in one genomic region:
- a CDS encoding carboxy terminal-processing peptidase has protein sequence MKLNPPSKAASALSLCMVLLLGTAIFAQQASVSDSPNDSVTAKRVCAMVSRFHISGKPINDEISAKLMKRFIKQLDPQKLYFYKSDIEQFEAEKDQLDDKLAVGDVSFAYNAFDLYLQRLQERMDYAQQLVDVDHDFTVDESIIVDAKDLDFAKDQNEMNERWRKRVKYDLLNLILDDTELAKAREQLHKRYRNNLRTMAQTEKPEKLEMYLSALTHCFDPHSSYMSPQTLEDFRISMELSLDGIGAALRSEEGYTVVAEIVPGGAADADGRLKAGDKIVGVAQEDGEFVDVVEMKLSKVVRYIRGKRGTVVQLRVKKEKNNAMEVYKLTRKKIELSTSEVKGKIIDTGERLPGKTGRIGVISIPSFYRDFRGAQRGDENFKSTARDVRQVLYDFRDQGGVDSVVIDLRFNGGGALSEAIEVSGLFVDEGPVVQVKQMDGERKIHSDVEPGAVYTGPLVVVCNRLSASASEIFAGVIKDYKRGIIIGDTTTHGKGTVQNVMPVSNQMFSFLKGQDLGALKLTINQFYRVNGDSTQNRGVRSDIVLPSLIDNMDLGESFLDDAMEFDKTEIAPHESLGMVSPKILDYLKQASTKRIVADKDFKETQDEINKYLKKKNQKTISLVEAERRKELSNDKEDKKKEDEKKDEAADKDIFKKDHYNDEILNITVDYMNVLKNMNTVQR, from the coding sequence ATGAAGTTAAATCCTCCCTCAAAAGCAGCCTCTGCTCTCAGTCTCTGCATGGTCCTCTTGCTGGGAACCGCAATCTTCGCTCAGCAGGCCTCTGTCTCGGACTCTCCTAATGACTCTGTCACCGCCAAACGCGTCTGTGCCATGGTCAGTCGGTTCCACATCAGCGGCAAACCCATCAATGACGAGATCTCGGCGAAACTGATGAAACGTTTCATCAAGCAGCTCGATCCACAGAAGCTCTACTTCTACAAATCCGACATCGAGCAATTTGAGGCGGAAAAAGACCAGTTGGACGACAAACTGGCCGTCGGCGATGTCAGCTTTGCTTACAATGCCTTTGACCTCTACCTCCAGCGTCTGCAGGAGCGGATGGACTACGCGCAGCAGCTCGTCGATGTCGATCACGACTTCACCGTCGATGAATCGATCATCGTCGATGCCAAAGATCTCGATTTTGCCAAAGATCAGAACGAGATGAACGAACGCTGGAGAAAACGGGTCAAATACGATCTGCTCAACCTGATTCTGGATGACACCGAACTCGCAAAAGCCCGCGAGCAGTTACACAAACGATATCGCAACAATCTCCGCACCATGGCTCAGACCGAAAAACCTGAGAAACTGGAGATGTACCTCAGCGCCCTGACTCACTGCTTCGATCCCCACTCCAGCTATATGTCTCCCCAGACACTGGAAGATTTCCGGATCAGCATGGAACTCAGTCTCGATGGGATCGGTGCCGCTCTGCGTTCCGAAGAAGGTTACACCGTTGTTGCTGAAATCGTCCCCGGTGGTGCAGCCGATGCAGACGGTCGCCTCAAAGCAGGTGACAAAATCGTCGGCGTCGCCCAGGAAGATGGCGAGTTCGTCGATGTTGTCGAAATGAAACTCAGCAAAGTTGTACGTTACATCCGTGGCAAACGAGGCACCGTAGTTCAACTGCGGGTAAAAAAAGAGAAAAACAATGCCATGGAAGTTTACAAACTGACCCGGAAGAAGATCGAACTGAGCACTTCCGAGGTTAAAGGAAAAATCATCGACACCGGAGAACGTCTCCCCGGTAAGACCGGACGCATCGGCGTGATCAGCATCCCTTCGTTCTATCGGGATTTCCGTGGAGCACAACGGGGTGATGAGAACTTCAAGAGTACCGCTCGCGATGTCCGTCAGGTACTTTACGACTTCCGTGATCAGGGTGGCGTCGATAGTGTTGTTATCGATCTGCGTTTCAACGGTGGTGGTGCACTCAGCGAAGCCATCGAAGTTTCCGGTCTGTTTGTTGACGAAGGTCCTGTTGTACAGGTCAAGCAGATGGACGGCGAACGCAAAATCCACAGCGACGTTGAACCGGGTGCAGTTTACACCGGCCCGCTGGTTGTGGTTTGTAACCGCCTCTCCGCTTCTGCTTCCGAGATCTTTGCCGGCGTCATCAAAGACTACAAGCGTGGCATCATCATCGGTGATACCACCACCCACGGTAAAGGAACGGTACAGAACGTAATGCCGGTCAGCAACCAGATGTTCTCCTTCCTCAAAGGCCAGGACCTGGGTGCTCTGAAACTGACCATCAACCAGTTCTACCGCGTCAACGGCGACAGTACTCAGAACCGGGGCGTCCGTTCCGACATCGTTCTGCCTTCACTGATCGACAATATGGACCTGGGTGAATCCTTCCTGGATGATGCGATGGAGTTCGACAAAACCGAAATCGCTCCACACGAATCACTGGGAATGGTCAGTCCGAAAATCCTGGATTACCTGAAGCAGGCCAGCACCAAACGTATTGTGGCTGACAAAGACTTCAAAGAAACCCAGGATGAAATCAACAAGTATCTGAAAAAGAAAAATCAGAAAACCATCTCTCTGGTCGAAGCCGAACGGCGTAAAGAGCTGTCGAACGACAAAGAGGATAAGAAAAAAGAAGACGAGAAGAAGGACGAAGCAGCCGACAAAGACATCTTCAAGAAGGATCACTACAACGATGAGATCCTGAATATCACTGTCGACTACATGAACGTGCTCAAAAACATGAACACAGTCCAACGCTAG
- a CDS encoding TetR/AcrR family transcriptional regulator, whose amino-acid sequence MSSTDTSAISPKKEVSSQEAILKAAIEEFAERGVEGARIEAIARQANFNKSLIYRYFNDKRGLFEAALQNKLQERSDTVEKIPIDITEILQYYFEENLRDQNYVRVLLNEAQQNEGAPLIDEPWRREYYQNHINRLKKSQEAGIISDEFDPVCLMLIFTALVFFPATLPQLAQLISGHPVDSDEFQEHWKNCLSIFGKLFQPQQSDDKQ is encoded by the coding sequence ATGTCGTCAACTGATACCAGTGCAATTTCCCCGAAAAAAGAAGTCTCTTCCCAGGAAGCCATCCTGAAGGCGGCGATTGAAGAGTTCGCCGAACGGGGCGTCGAAGGAGCCCGGATCGAAGCAATCGCCCGGCAGGCCAACTTTAATAAATCACTGATCTATCGCTATTTCAATGATAAACGGGGCCTGTTCGAAGCCGCCCTGCAAAACAAACTCCAGGAACGCAGCGACACCGTCGAAAAGATCCCCATCGATATCACCGAAATTCTGCAGTACTACTTTGAAGAGAACCTGCGCGACCAGAACTATGTTCGCGTTCTGCTCAATGAAGCCCAGCAGAATGAAGGGGCTCCCCTCATCGATGAGCCCTGGCGGCGCGAATACTATCAGAATCACATTAACCGTCTAAAAAAATCGCAGGAAGCGGGGATCATCTCCGATGAGTTCGATCCGGTCTGCCTGATGCTGATTTTTACCGCCCTGGTCTTTTTTCCCGCCACGCTGCCTCAACTCGCGCAACTGATTTCCGGACACCCGGTCGATTCCGATGAATTTCAGGAACACTGGAAGAACTGCCTGTCAATCTTCGGAAAGCTGTTTCAACCACAGCAATCAGACGATAAACAATAA
- a CDS encoding ABC transporter ATP-binding protein, which translates to MNAIVVRNLEKTYKVYQKNEGVFASLKGLWKRDHKTVHAVTDVSFTIEQGEIVAFLGPNGAGKTTTLKLLSGLIFPSAGEATVLGHVPWKRENEYRRRFSLVMGQKNQLWWDLPAQESFRLHKEIYRIDPQQYDRRIDELTSLLEVKHLIGQPVRELSLGERMRMELIAALLHRPDVLLLDEPTIGLDVVSQRRVQEFLKYYQNEQKTTVVLTSHYMKDVEALCKRAIIINQGSIKHDGPLSDILDRFSNYKIMDVQFDGDDMPRDFSQWGEVLENEAPRVKLKVPRNKIPEILSSLLAKYRILDVGVQERPLEEVIAEVFTEHKETSDYQQAQSLEPTTTE; encoded by the coding sequence ATGAATGCCATTGTCGTCCGAAATCTTGAGAAAACGTACAAAGTCTACCAGAAAAACGAAGGGGTTTTTGCCTCTTTGAAAGGCCTCTGGAAGCGCGATCATAAAACCGTTCACGCGGTGACCGATGTCAGTTTCACCATCGAACAGGGGGAAATCGTCGCTTTCCTCGGCCCGAATGGCGCAGGCAAAACCACAACCCTGAAACTCCTTTCAGGCCTGATTTTCCCTTCTGCAGGCGAAGCCACCGTTTTAGGACATGTTCCCTGGAAACGCGAGAACGAATACCGTCGTCGCTTTTCGCTGGTCATGGGACAGAAGAACCAGCTCTGGTGGGACCTTCCGGCCCAGGAATCCTTCCGGCTGCACAAAGAGATCTACCGCATCGACCCGCAGCAGTATGATCGGCGGATCGATGAACTCACCAGCCTGCTCGAAGTTAAACATCTGATCGGCCAGCCGGTCCGCGAACTTTCGCTCGGGGAGCGGATGCGCATGGAACTCATCGCCGCTCTGCTGCACCGCCCTGATGTTCTGCTGCTCGACGAACCCACGATCGGCCTGGATGTCGTTTCACAACGCCGCGTGCAGGAATTTCTGAAATACTACCAGAACGAACAGAAGACGACGGTCGTACTCACCAGTCATTATATGAAAGATGTGGAAGCCCTCTGTAAACGGGCCATCATCATCAACCAGGGGAGTATCAAACACGACGGGCCTCTGAGCGACATCCTCGACCGCTTCAGCAATTACAAAATTATGGACGTCCAGTTTGACGGCGATGACATGCCCCGCGACTTCTCTCAATGGGGTGAGGTCCTCGAAAATGAAGCGCCACGCGTGAAACTCAAAGTCCCTCGGAATAAAATTCCCGAGATCCTCTCCAGCCTGCTCGCGAAATACCGGATCCTCGATGTCGGCGTCCAGGAACGCCCCCTCGAAGAGGTGATCGCGGAAGTCTTTACCGAACACAAAGAGACGTCGGACTACCAGCAGGCCCAGAGCCTGGAGCCGACAACAACCGAGTAA
- a CDS encoding ABC-2 family transporter protein, with the protein MIACLRTNWIILKTSIEERLVYRGDFVFATFVRFLPIVTQIFLWGAIYGIHTTKPISNIKGYNYKEMVAYYLLVMVARAFSSMPGLANGIANDVRDGTIKKYLIQPIDMLGYLFWARMAHKLVYYMVALGPFILLFYLCRDYFSGWPDAFTIFAWILSLLMAFLVGFLIESLIGLIAFWFLEVSSLIFIYMMLNYFLSGHMIPLDLFPEPLSQWMQLLPFKYLAYFPGTVILGKYTHQELIIELSIEIVWIVVLFSLNRIAFQRGIRRYSAFGG; encoded by the coding sequence ATGATCGCCTGCCTGCGGACTAACTGGATCATCCTCAAAACATCAATCGAAGAACGACTGGTGTACCGGGGAGATTTTGTCTTCGCGACCTTTGTCCGCTTCCTGCCAATCGTCACTCAGATCTTTCTGTGGGGTGCCATTTACGGCATCCACACAACCAAGCCGATCAGTAATATCAAAGGTTACAACTACAAGGAAATGGTCGCTTACTACCTGCTGGTAATGGTCGCACGTGCCTTTTCCAGCATGCCCGGTCTGGCCAATGGCATCGCCAACGATGTGCGGGATGGCACCATTAAAAAGTATCTGATTCAGCCGATCGATATGCTGGGCTACCTCTTCTGGGCCCGCATGGCGCATAAGCTGGTGTACTACATGGTCGCCCTCGGTCCGTTTATCCTGCTCTTCTACCTCTGTCGGGATTACTTCTCGGGCTGGCCGGATGCCTTTACGATTTTCGCCTGGATCCTCTCCCTGCTGATGGCCTTTCTCGTCGGTTTCCTGATTGAGTCACTCATCGGCCTGATCGCGTTCTGGTTCCTGGAAGTCAGCTCGTTAATCTTTATCTATATGATGCTCAACTACTTCCTTTCGGGCCACATGATTCCATTGGACCTCTTTCCGGAACCGCTGAGTCAGTGGATGCAACTGCTGCCATTCAAATACCTGGCCTACTTTCCCGGGACTGTCATTCTGGGGAAATATACCCATCAGGAACTGATCATCGAATTGTCCATAGAAATTGTCTGGATTGTCGTCCTGTTTTCTCTAAATCGCATCGCTTTCCAGCGGGGCATCCGTCGATATAGTGCCTTCGGTGGTTAA